The proteins below are encoded in one region of Desulfobulbaceae bacterium DB1:
- a CDS encoding histidine kinase, with protein sequence MLKVLEKTPGRMGWKVFFAQCFTDDGGAMADRKKFRATAHGLVLTLVAVLFVLFWREASCGTVGEQDVSRPPISSASEKDYPPFCFVDADGGVSGFSVELLRAALGAMERKVDFRTGSWPEVRGWLEKGEVAALPLVGRTPERELLFDFTFPYMTLHGAIVVRKDTTDIHDLHDLRGRRVAVMQGDNAEEFMRREERGITLHTVPSFDIALRELSQGRHDAVVIQRLVALRLIQETGLADLRIVNKPIEDFRQDFCFAVHEGDRDTLALLNEGLALVMADGTYRNLHAKWFARLELPSNRRLVIGGDQNYPPFEFLDENGRPAGYNVDLTRAIARETGLDIEIRLGPWTEIRQALARAEIDAVQGMFYSSERDKTFDFTPPHMVNHCVSVVRTGAIPPGTVEELAGKRIVVERGDIMHDFLLEQGLGGQVAAADTQEEALRQLVAGEHDCALVSRITARYWMTQHGWDNLLLGRQPFLSPGYCYAVPHGHKALLAQLAEGLKVLDETGEYRRIYEKWMGIYEEPVPGWREVLRHVAMAAVPLLVILLAVFLWSWSLRRQVALKTQELRHSTELQRAMVACSPVALYSVDPEGCVTSWNASAERVFGWSADEIMGKPLPIVPAEKMEEFAGLRVLVGAGEGFAAREVERRKKDGSLFIGSLSAAPIRDARGMIIGIMGAMEDISQRKEDERKLAESEKRFRRAIEEAPFPIMIHADDGEILVLSRVWLEITGYGGEEMATIADWTSLACGERSEEVRTTIARSYSLTDRTAEGEFEVICKDGCRRIWSFSSTPLGLLADGRRAVISMAADITAMKQAQERIQHLNNVLRAIRDVNHLIVHERNSQAMIRECCFLLVNNRGYSSALIVLTDENEQPFFWAKAGIAALSPELDSMLAQGQLPPCCRSFPGDKNVVVMSDRRNECGQCPVAEAKSGDTLSLCTRLVHRDESFGYLAADLGHDLNVDEEELSLFGEIAGDLAYALKSLQIDEARKKSESKSMALEKQLAQAQKMESVGRLAGGVAHDYNNMLSVIIGYAGLVLEKMEEKDVLRADINEILAAAKRSADITRQLLAFARQQIVEPRVLDLNETVESMLKMLHRLIGEDLELVWHPAATLWPVKIDPTQIDQIMANLCVNARDAINDVGKITIETDTVVFDESYCADHAGFIPGDFVLLAVSDDGCGMDRETMEKIFEPFFTTKKLGRGTGLGLATVYGIVKQNKGFINVYSEPGKGTTFKVYLPREAEGRVTKDRAGIVEEIPQGRGENVLVVEDESLILKLAERILTGLGYRVFLAETPAAALRVVAECGEKISLLITDVVMPGMNGRELAERLQSLHPDIKCLFMSGYTANVIAHRGVLKEGVHFIQKPFSQKDMAVKVRTVLDMEPHSVS encoded by the coding sequence GTGCTGAAAGTTTTGGAAAAAACGCCGGGCCGCATGGGCTGGAAAGTGTTTTTCGCGCAGTGCTTCACGGATGACGGAGGTGCGATGGCCGACAGGAAAAAATTTCGTGCAACAGCCCACGGCCTGGTGTTGACACTGGTCGCTGTTCTGTTCGTGCTCTTTTGGCGCGAAGCTTCCTGCGGCACGGTCGGTGAACAGGACGTTTCACGACCGCCGATCAGTTCCGCTTCTGAAAAAGACTATCCCCCCTTTTGTTTTGTCGATGCCGATGGCGGGGTGAGCGGTTTTTCCGTTGAACTGCTGCGCGCCGCCCTTGGCGCCATGGAGCGGAAGGTGGACTTCCGCACCGGTTCCTGGCCGGAGGTGCGGGGCTGGCTGGAAAAAGGCGAGGTCGCAGCCCTTCCTCTCGTGGGGCGAACCCCGGAACGGGAATTGCTTTTTGATTTCACCTTCCCGTACATGACCCTGCATGGGGCCATTGTCGTGCGGAAAGACACGACCGATATTCATGATCTTCACGATTTACGCGGTCGCCGGGTTGCGGTCATGCAGGGTGACAACGCCGAGGAGTTCATGCGGCGTGAGGAGCGAGGAATCACGCTCCATACAGTCCCGTCGTTTGATATTGCCTTGCGGGAGCTTTCCCAGGGCCGTCATGACGCAGTGGTAATTCAGCGGCTGGTGGCCCTGCGCCTCATTCAGGAAACCGGGCTTGCCGATCTGCGTATCGTCAACAAGCCCATAGAAGACTTCCGTCAGGATTTCTGTTTCGCGGTGCATGAAGGAGACAGGGATACCCTGGCCCTTTTAAACGAGGGGCTGGCCTTGGTCATGGCGGACGGCACCTATCGCAACCTCCACGCCAAGTGGTTTGCCCGCCTGGAGCTGCCCTCCAATCGCCGCCTTGTCATCGGTGGCGATCAAAACTACCCTCCCTTTGAATTTCTTGACGAAAACGGCCGGCCGGCCGGTTACAATGTCGATCTGACCCGAGCAATCGCCCGGGAAACAGGGCTTGACATCGAAATCCGCCTCGGGCCGTGGACGGAAATCCGACAGGCCCTGGCTCGGGCCGAGATCGACGCCGTGCAAGGTATGTTTTATTCATCCGAGCGGGACAAGACATTTGACTTCACCCCGCCGCATATGGTTAATCATTGCGTCAGCGTTGTTCGCACAGGGGCGATTCCGCCCGGCACTGTCGAGGAGCTGGCCGGGAAACGCATTGTCGTTGAACGGGGCGATATCATGCACGATTTCCTCCTGGAACAGGGACTTGGCGGTCAGGTCGCGGCGGCGGACACCCAGGAGGAGGCACTGCGGCAACTGGTCGCGGGCGAACATGACTGCGCCCTGGTTTCCCGGATTACCGCCCGCTACTGGATGACGCAACACGGCTGGGACAATTTGCTTCTCGGTCGGCAGCCGTTTCTTTCCCCCGGCTATTGCTACGCCGTTCCGCACGGACATAAGGCTCTGCTGGCCCAGCTGGCCGAAGGCCTGAAGGTGCTGGATGAAACCGGTGAATACCGGCGCATCTACGAAAAATGGATGGGAATTTACGAGGAGCCGGTCCCCGGTTGGCGCGAAGTTCTTCGCCATGTTGCCATGGCGGCCGTCCCCCTGCTGGTGATCCTGCTTGCGGTTTTTCTCTGGTCGTGGTCATTGCGTCGGCAGGTGGCGCTGAAAACTCAAGAACTGCGGCACAGCACCGAGCTGCAGCGGGCCATGGTCGCCTGTTCGCCCGTGGCCCTCTACAGCGTTGATCCGGAAGGATGTGTCACCTCCTGGAATGCATCGGCGGAAAGGGTTTTCGGCTGGTCGGCTGATGAAATCATGGGCAAACCCCTGCCGATCGTGCCGGCGGAAAAAATGGAAGAGTTCGCCGGTCTGCGCGTTCTTGTCGGCGCGGGAGAGGGCTTTGCCGCCAGGGAAGTCGAGCGGCGGAAAAAGGACGGCAGCCTGTTTATCGGCAGTCTTTCGGCTGCCCCGATTCGTGATGCAAGAGGTATGATCATCGGTATCATGGGGGCCATGGAGGATATTTCCCAGCGCAAGGAAGACGAACGAAAGCTTGCCGAAAGTGAGAAAAGATTCCGGCGCGCCATTGAGGAGGCGCCGTTTCCCATCATGATCCATGCCGATGACGGCGAGATACTGGTTCTCAGTCGGGTCTGGCTGGAGATCACGGGATACGGCGGCGAAGAAATGGCCACCATTGCCGACTGGACTTCCCTGGCTTGCGGAGAAAGGAGCGAAGAAGTCCGGACGACGATTGCCCGGTCGTATTCCCTGACTGATCGTACAGCAGAGGGAGAGTTTGAAGTCATCTGCAAGGACGGCTGCCGACGGATCTGGAGTTTCAGTTCAACGCCGCTGGGGCTGCTTGCCGACGGGCGGCGGGCCGTTATCAGCATGGCTGCGGATATCACCGCCATGAAACAGGCGCAGGAGCGCATCCAGCATTTGAACAATGTGTTGCGCGCGATTCGCGATGTCAATCATTTGATCGTGCACGAACGAAATTCTCAAGCCATGATTCGGGAGTGTTGCTTCCTGCTGGTGAACAACCGCGGTTACTCCTCCGCCCTGATCGTGCTCACCGATGAAAACGAGCAACCCTTCTTCTGGGCCAAGGCCGGCATTGCCGCATTGTCGCCGGAGCTGGACAGCATGCTTGCCCAGGGACAACTTCCCCCCTGTTGCCGGTCTTTCCCGGGGGACAAGAATGTTGTAGTGATGTCCGACCGGCGGAATGAATGCGGGCAATGTCCTGTCGCCGAGGCCAAGAGCGGTGACACGCTCTCACTGTGCACTCGTCTCGTTCATAGAGACGAATCCTTCGGTTATCTGGCGGCCGACCTGGGGCATGACCTGAATGTCGACGAAGAAGAGCTGTCCCTCTTTGGTGAAATAGCCGGAGATCTTGCCTATGCCCTCAAATCACTGCAGATAGACGAGGCCCGGAAAAAGTCCGAAAGCAAAAGTATGGCCTTGGAGAAACAACTGGCCCAAGCCCAGAAGATGGAATCGGTCGGGCGACTGGCCGGGGGTGTGGCCCATGATTACAACAATATGCTCAGCGTCATAATCGGTTACGCGGGGCTTGTTTTGGAAAAAATGGAGGAAAAAGATGTTCTGCGCGCCGATATCAATGAAATTCTCGCGGCGGCAAAACGTTCAGCCGACATCACCCGGCAGTTACTGGCCTTTGCCCGGCAGCAGATCGTTGAGCCCAGAGTGCTTGATCTGAATGAGACCGTGGAAAGCATGCTGAAAATGCTGCACCGCCTTATCGGTGAAGATCTTGAGCTGGTCTGGCATCCAGCCGCGACCCTGTGGCCGGTCAAAATTGACCCGACGCAGATCGATCAGATTATGGCCAATCTCTGCGTCAATGCCCGGGATGCTATCAACGACGTCGGAAAAATCACCATCGAAACGGATACCGTTGTCTTTGACGAATCATACTGTGCTGATCACGCAGGATTCATTCCGGGCGATTTTGTCTTGCTGGCGGTCAGCGATGACGGTTGCGGCATGGACAGAGAAACCATGGAGAAAATTTTTGAGCCGTTTTTTACGACTAAAAAGCTAGGACGCGGCACCGGACTTGGGTTGGCTACCGTTTACGGCATCGTCAAGCAAAACAAGGGATTTATCAACGTCTATAGTGAGCCGGGCAAGGGAACCACGTTTAAAGTTTATCTGCCCAGGGAAGCGGAAGGCCGGGTAACGAAGGATCGTGCCGGGATCGTAGAGGAAATTCCGCAGGGACGTGGTGAAAACGTGCTGGTGGTTGAGGATGAATCCTTGATTCTGAAGCTGGCAGAGAGAATTCTCACGGGCCTCGGCTACCGGGTTTTTCTGGCGGAAACCCCGGCCGCAGCACTGCGGGTGGTCGCGGAGTGCGGTGAAAAAATTTCCCTGCTGATCACCGATGTCGTCATGCCCGGAATGAACGGCCGTGAATTAGCGGAACGGTTGCAGTCCCTGCATCCGGATATTAAGTGCCTCTTCATGTCAGGGTACACCGCCAATGTCATTGCCCATCGGGGGGTTCTGAAAGAGGGGGTTCATTTTATCCAGAAACCTTTTTCCCAAAAAGATATGGCTGTCAAAGTGCGAACTGTGCTGGACATGGAGCCTCATTCGGTATCCTGA
- a CDS encoding transcriptional regulator encodes MKQNELVRIRNKLAKTQKQLAAILGVSVRAIRSYEQGTRTIPAYVERQLYFVLSQKNGTLTTGKLCWDVKKCPLERRKRCPAWEFKCGALCWFINGTVCECATLENWDDKMAVCRKCEVLQSILKEHDLDQ; translated from the coding sequence ATGAAACAAAATGAACTGGTCCGGATTCGCAACAAATTAGCAAAGACACAAAAGCAACTCGCTGCGATTCTTGGTGTTTCCGTTCGAGCAATTCGGAGTTATGAACAGGGGACCCGCACTATTCCCGCCTATGTCGAGCGGCAGCTCTATTTTGTTTTAAGCCAGAAAAATGGAACCCTGACAACGGGAAAGCTCTGTTGGGATGTGAAAAAGTGTCCTCTGGAAAGAAGAAAAAGATGCCCGGCATGGGAGTTCAAATGTGGTGCGCTTTGCTGGTTTATCAACGGAACCGTTTGTGAATGCGCGACCCTGGAAAACTGGGACGACAAAATGGCGGTTTGCCGTAAATGCGAAGTCTTGCAATCGATTCTTAAGGAGCATGATCTTGACCAATGA